The DNA window CGTTCCCGACTGCATTCCCATACCGTCGCGCATCGTCTTCCCGCCGCCGAAGACTGCTTCCTCACCGGGGACCGCATGGTCCTGTTCGATCTTCGCCAGGAGATTCGTATCACCCAGTCGAATACAGTCACCGTCCGTCGGGCCGAATAGTTCGGTATACTCGTCGCGAGGGAGGTCGCGACTCATCAGTCACTCCCCTCCGAGTCCGAAATATATCCTTGCGCTCGAGCCCGCTCGAGTGCAGCCGCTTTCGCGCCGTCGGCGTCGAGTTCGCCGTCGACCAGGCCGGCCATCCCGTGGACGATCCGGTCGCCACCAATAGCGACGAGATCGACGTCGCGTTCACAGCCCGGCTCGAATCTGACCGCCGTCCCAGCCGGAATGT is part of the Halopiger aswanensis genome and encodes:
- a CDS encoding urease subunit beta, with amino-acid sequence MSDLVPGEVLPADDPVTINEGRPTATVTVENTGDRPVQVGSHFHFFEVNPGLEFDRETAYGMRLDIPAGTAVRFEPGCERDVDLVAIGGDRIVHGMAGLVDGELDADGAKAAALERARAQGYISDSEGSD